The following are encoded together in the Oreochromis niloticus isolate F11D_XX linkage group LG12, O_niloticus_UMD_NMBU, whole genome shotgun sequence genome:
- the LOC100699497 gene encoding hydroxycarboxylic acid receptor 2-like: protein MHCSFNGTLLINVLPPLLMTEFVLGVLGNGLALWIFCFHLRPWKSSTVLLFNLAMADFLLNIVLPLRASYYIAGIKWKFGKALCNICLFMLALNRSGSTFFLMAIAVDRYMRVVHPHHPINSLSVSKAIMGALGLWLVTTSMTAHVFTLSHANTTYCESFMIDTKSKSNLSWHKFAFLFSFYMPLLVILYCTFCIVRHLKGRQLAQHAKIKKALYFIIVVVVLFIICFLPSNITQLVIWVKTYKLAGSSSMCSEMENLTIVFYVTISLTYLNSVLDPVVYYFSSPVFKNICRKALHLPETENAESTEKKTRETGSQSISQL from the coding sequence ATGCATTGCAGCTTCAATGGCACTCTGCTGATCAATGTCCTCCCTCCTCTGCTGATGACAGAGTTTGTCCTGGGAGTCCTTGGTAATGGTTTGGCTCTGTGGATCTTCTGCTTCCACCTGAGGCCCTGGAAAAGCAGCACAGTGTTGCTCTTTAACCTGGCAATGGCTGATTTTCTGCTCAATATTGTTTTACCTCTCCGTGCCAGCTACTACATCGCTGGGATCAAATGGAAGTTTGGAAAGGCCCTCTGTAACATCTGCCTCTTCATGCTGGCCCTGAATCGCAGCGGAAGCACCTTCTTCCTGATGGCCATCGCTGTGGACAGGTACATGCGTGTGGTGCATCCCCACCATCCCATCAACTCTCTGAGCGTCTCTAAAGCCATAATGGGAGCACTTGGGCTGTGGTTGGTCACCACTTCGATGACTGCTCATGTCTTCACTTTGTCACACGCCAACACAACGTACTGCGAGAGTTTCATGATTGACACCAAGTCCAAGAGTAATCTTTCTTGGCATAAGTTTGcatttctcttttccttttacATGCCTTTGCTGGTCATCCTCTACTGTACATTCTGCATCGTTCGCCACCTGAAAGGGAGGCAGCTGGCCCAGCATGCCAAGATCAAGAAGGCTTTGTACTTCATCATAGTTGTGGTAGTGCTCTTCATCATTTGCTTCCTCCCAAGCAACATCACACAGCTGGTGATCTGGGTCAAGACCTATAAATTAGCCGGTTCCTCTAGCATGTGTTCTGAAATGGAAAACCTTACCATTGTATTTTACGTCACCATTAGCCTGACCTACCTCAACAGCGTGTTGGATCCTGTGGTCTACTACTTCTCCAGCCCCGTCTTTAAGAACATCTGCAGGAAGGCTCTTCATCTGCCTGAAACAGAAAATGCTGAGAGTACAGAGAAGAAAACCCGGGAAACTGGCTCCCAGTCGATCAGCCAGCTGTGA